In the genome of Equus przewalskii isolate Varuska chromosome 29, EquPr2, whole genome shotgun sequence, the window AACTAATTCACttagtttacaaatatttattgaatgtcaggcactattttaggTGCTGGGAGTATATCAGCAACAAAACACACAATAAGCCCTGCcttgtggagtttacattctagtcaaggaagacaggcaataaacacataaataaataaaatgtcaggtGGTAATAAGTgctatagagaaaataaagcagggtaagggaGGCCATAAAGCAACGGAGTGGGAGAAGCCACTCCATATCTGGTGAACTGCAGAAATACCCTCTGAGAAGGTGAAACTTGAAACAGACTCAAAAAAAGTGAGCATGCGACCCCTGTGGTTATCTTGGGGAAGAGTTCTGTGCAGAGGGATCAGAAGAAACAAAGGCCTTGAGGGTAAGTGTGCTTGGGTGTGGTTGAGGAAGAGTAGGAAGGCTAGCAATGCTGGAATGGAGTGAAAGAGGATAGGATGTCAGAAGATGAGGCAGAGAAGTTGGGAAGGATACTGCAGTTTACACAGggctttggcttttattctgagtgagatgagGAGATACTAGAGGAATTTGACAGAGGTGACATGACTTGAATTATgatttaaaaggatcactctggctgcaatGTTGAGAATAGACAGGGGTGGAGAGGGTCGAGGAGAGAAGAGGCCGCTGCAAAACTCCAGGTAGCGGATGATGGGGCTTGGACCAGAGTGTTAGTGGTGAAAGAGTGAGAAGAGACTGAACTCCAGGTATGTTGTGAAAATGGAGCCAACAGTATTTGCTgacatccaagtggaaatatGAATCTGGAGCATGATGAAAAGTCTGGCTGAACATCCATATTTGGGAGCCATTGAAGTTTGGATGACATTTAAAGTCATGGGAGTAGTTGAAATCACCTAGGAAGTGAGGATAGATGGAAGAGAGGTCTGAGCTCTCCAACGTTTAGAGTTCgggaagatgaagaggaaaagacaacTGAAAGCAGCAGTCAGTGAGGTAGAAGGAGAACCAGGAGAGTTCAGTGTCTTGGAAATCAAGTGAAGAAGGCAAGCAAAGAGTGATCAATTGTGTCTCATATCAAAGACCATAAGGAATAAAAAGTGACCATTGGATTTGACAATCtagaggtcactggtgaccttgacaGGAGCTGTTTTCATGGAGTGGCAGGGACAAAACCTGACTGAAATGTGTttaaagagaagggaggaggagaagtagAAACCTGTGTGTTTTGGTGCAAGGGGAAGCAGTAGGGGGGGCCAGTAGCTGGAACCTTATGTAGAGTCACGGGTGTCTTTTAAGTTGGGAGATGTTACACCACTGTCAAATCTTACAAAAGGGCCCAGTGAATTCAGGACATTTGATTTGGGTGTCACTGGTCATCTCAGTGAGACCTGTTTCGGGGAGCAGTAAAAGTAGCAACAAGATTTCAATGAATAAAGACAATGGATCATTAGACAAAATAGAACACGTAGATTTAGATGAGGAGGGTAGGAAAAACAGGAGACAATGAGAAGGTGATAGAGAGtgaaggctttttgttttttgaatttacAAAGGCAGAGACTTGCCTGACTTTAGGCTGTGTGGAAAGGGGTAGTTGAACAGAAAAGGCTGAagaatcaggaggaaaaaaaaggtcaCTTTACCctaagaagggaagggaaggtgaggggaggaggaaggggaaggggaaggtaGGTCAGGCTCCAGGTGGTCCAAATTCAGGCCTTAGGTCTCTAGCTTGCCCACGAATGGCAATGAAAAGTTTTTCTCCTAAGAATAGACATTCTTGGTTTGAAGAGAATGATAAAGGCTTGGCAAGCTGCGTGCCCCCCTAGAGGGGCTCAGACATGCAGCAGAGAAGCAGTGCAGCGTAGCTGAGCGTGTATCTTCAAGACCCTAGGGTGATGCAGTGTAACTGGCCTGGGAGTTTGAAATGTGCATGTGGTGGACCAACAAGGTGAGAGCACAAGTAAGAAAGGTTTAAGCGGTGTGTAAGACGACGGGTGGGGACAAAGCAGAGGTGCAGAGGGACATGTAGTTGAGAGGCAGGGAGGCGGGGGGGCAGAGCATGAGACGGCTGGCGGGGTGTCGGCTGTGGCCAGGCTGGTCTCAGAGGAGGGATGTGTCTGGAAAGCAGATCCAGGGAGAGGGTAGAGCTGAGGCGAGGAAGACCTGGGATTAGAGCACAATCGTTCCCTCCTGATAAGCTTGCCTAGGATGACGGCAGAACTAGGACTGGGAGAAGGCCTGGGCCAGCGCCCACACCCAGGGGAATGGGGGTGAGGGCAGACCAAGGGGGTTGCGAGGGCAGAGGGGGTGTGAGGTGGGAGGGACTGGGTTGGGGGTCACTCTGGGTGTGAAGGGCTTGAGGGACCGGGGGTCATGGGGACTGAGGAATCAGGAGGCGTACAGAATGCAGGGCCTGGGGTCCGCTTGTGATCTGAGGGGCTTGCCTGGTGTGAAGAGATTAACAGTCTGGGATCTCTCTTGGAAAGAGAAAGGTGAGTGGATGAGGGGCCCGCGGATCAGAGATCCtttgggaggggtgtgtgtgagtgtgtgatgtGTGGGGTTGGAGGGCTGTGAGGCTCGGGGACACTTCCGCTGTGCGGATGTGAAGGAATTCGAGGGGCATAGAGTGTGGAGTCCAGGGGTCTCAGGTGTAGGAGGTGACCGGTGAGAGGCTCAGGGTGTGTGGGACAGGGGGTCCAGGGAGTGTAGAGTCCAGGATGTGCAGGAGGGGTCTGGATGAGGTGTGGGGTGAGGGGTCAGGGTGTGTGAGGTGAGAATGGGGTGTGGGGTGTGCGgggtgaggagagggggaggggggtgaGGACTGGCGGATGTGGGGTGAGGGGaccggggtgaggggtggggtgtgcGGGGTGAGGGGACCGGGGTGAGGGCTGGGGTGTGCGGGGTGAGGGGACCGGGGCGAGGGGTGGGGTGTGCGGGGTGAGGGGACCGGGGCGAGGGGTGGGGTGTGCGGGGTGAGGGGACCGGGGCGAGGGGTGGGGTGTGCGGGGTGAGGGGACCGGGGCGAGGGGTGGGGTGTGCGGGGTGACGGGaccggggtgaggggtggggtgtgcGGGGTGAGGGGACCGGGGCGAGGGGTGGGGTGTGCGGTGTGAGGGGACCGGGGCGAGGGGTGGGGTGTGCGGGGTGAGGGGACCGGGGCGAGGGGTGGGGTGTGCGGGGTGAGGGGACCGGGGCGAGGGGTGGGGTGTGCGGGGTGAGGGGaccggggtgaggggtggggtgtgcGGGGTGACGGGaccggggtgaggggtggggtgtgcGGGGTGAGGGGaccggggtgaggggtggggtgtgcGGGGTGAGGGGAcctgggtgaggggtggggtgtgcGGGGTGAGGGGACCGGGGTGAGAGGTGGGGTGTGCGGGGTGAGGGGACCGGGGTGAGGGGaccggggtgaggggtggggtgtgcGGGGTGACGGGACCGGGGTGAGGGGaccggggtgaggggtggggtgtgcGGGGTGACGGGACCGGGGTGAGGGGaccggggtgaggggtggggtgtgcGGGGTGACGGGAccggggtgagggggtggggtgtgCGGGGTGACGGGaccggggtgaggggtggggtgtgcGGGGTGACGGGACCGGGGTGAGGGGaccggggtgaggggtggggtgtgcGGGGTGAGGGGACCGGGGTGAGGGGaccggggtgaggggtggggtgtgcGGGGTGACGGGAccggggtgagggggtggggtgtgCGGGGTGACGGGaccggggtgaggggtggggtgtgcGGGGTGAGGGGACCGGGGTGAGGGGaccggggtgaggggtggggtgtgcGGGGTTAGGGGACCGGGGCGAGGGGTGGGGTGTGCGGGGTGAGGGGACCGGGGCGAGGGGTGGGGTTGTGCGGGGTGAGGGGACCGTGGTTAGGGGTGGGGTGTGCGGGGTGAGGGGaccggggtgaggggtggggtgtgcGGGGTGACGGGaccggggtgaggggtggggtgtgcGGGGTGACGGGaccggggtgaggggtggggtgtgcGGGGTGACGGGaccggggtgaggggtggggtgtgcGGGGTGACGGGaccggggtgaggggtggggagtgcGGGGTGACGGGACCGGGGTGAGGGCTGGGGTGTGCGGGGTGAGGGGACCAGGGTGAGCGGTcggagtgggaggtgaggaagcgGAGTGAGGGGTCTAGGGTGAGGCGGTGGGTGCAGCCCTGGGACGCTGTCTCCCCGGGCAGGGGCGCAGGGAGCTCACCTCCTACTCTGCCTGCACCGTGTCCTGCTCCGgggccgccccccgcccccgccgggtGGCGTGAGGAGGCGGCTGGTCAGATGGACGCCCCGCCCCTTTCCGTTACCAGACCCGCCCCCGGAGCTGGCCTCTCGCCCTCATTGGCTAGGCTTGTGGAGCGGAAGGGGCGGGCTGAAAGCACGTGACCGCACCTGCCCCCTGCTGGTCCGCACGTGGGCCTGTGGTCTCTGATAGGCCGAGGGCCTGGGTTGAGGAGGGGCCTAAGTTGTGGGAGAATAGGGCTGAGATGAGAGGGCACCTCCAGTTGTGACAGTTTTGTTCCTCTCCTTGGCTCCATGGGCGTAAGGCCATACACAGAGGGCCCTGTCTGTCTGTTTGACCCTTGTGTCCCCAGTGTGCAGGACAACACTTGTTAATGGTTAATAGCAGGTGCTATTaaccatttgttgaatgagtagcCAAGTGCCCCAATATTTGCAGCCTTCACAACCACCATGCGCTGCTGACATGATTACATCTGTCTTACAGGGGAGGAAGCAGAGTTTCAGGAAGATGAGGTAAGGGCCCAAGTGCTGAGCTGGGAAGTGTGAACGCTGGTCCAGGCCAGGTCTGCCAGGTGCTGCTGGCCTCCAGCAGTGGAAGCACAAATTACCAAGCAAGGACAGGTGAGGGAGGTGCTCAACTCTAGAGGGGCTGCACATAAAGCTCTGGTCCTCTCACCTCAACAGGCCAGTCCAAGGGGCTCAGTCTTCATTTAGAGGGTGAGGGGCACCTTAGAAGGGTGataagcagaggaatgacatggtGAAGAGGTATCTCTGGCTGCTAGATGGAGGACAGCAATGGAGCAGGCTATTGCTGTTGTTTGGGTGTGTGATGATGGAGGTGTGGACAGGGAGGTGGTGGTCATGGAGGAGGGAAGTACACAGAGTCAAGCCATTTAGAAGAGTTGACAGGGCTTGGTAATgtgggaagtgagggagaaagagggaatggGTTAGTGGCTGGAGGATGATACTACTGGTTGAGATGGGGAAAGTGGGAGCAAAACCAATTTGGAAGGTTGTTAAGTTCAGACCTTGAACACCTTTTGTTTGAGATTCCTGACAAACATAGGACCCACTGAATTTTCTCTCAGGGATTTTGATCTTTAGCAGACTGATTGCACACCAGGAGAAACAGCTAGAGATCAGCCAGATAGTTCTGGGCACAGAGTGAGTAGCTGCTTATCTACTGAGGAGTCTGCTGCCTGGACCACACCCCTTCCCCAAGCTTCCGGGTTCCTGCCCCTTCCCAACCTGGTTCTCTGGCTGTCCCTTGCCACCTGTGAGTCACCCTGCATACTTCCAATAATTTCTTCTAGACTTCCGAGAACTGATTTCAGTTATAGTGCCCAAAAAAACATGACTCAGGAATAACTCTGATGGGTAATGAAGGCAGCTTCAGGGAAGAGTAGGAATTTGAGAGGCTAAGAAAGGGcccagcattccaggcagaaggttCAGTGAAGGCAAAGGCAAGGGTACGGATGAGCCTGCCTCCTTTAGGGAAAAGAGAGTGTGGTTGGGGCTCAGGGTTCTTGGTGAGGGGCAGAGGAGACTCAGAGGAGATGAGCTGGGGTGGTATGTGAGGGGACTCTGCCCAGCAGATGGAGGTGGGATATCTGAAGCaccctgcagagcccagggcaggaaggaTGGGCTCTCAGGGAGCCAGGGAATGTCAGTCTGGTCTGCCCATGCCCTTGTGCATCCCAAACCAGCTAATTGTTCACCAAATGCTTCCTTTATATATTGGGCATACAGccagactacatttcccagcccaGTTGCAGTATGAGTCCTGGCCAGTGGGATGTGGATGCAAGTGCTGTGTATCACTACCAGGTCAGGTCCATAAAAGCCTCCCACGAGTGACCctatgtctctctcttcccccatgTACCTGATGGATGTTGATGCCTAAGGCAACTTCTGAGCTATCTGAGGAAGACAGGGCCCCTGTCAGTCTAAGTCTTTGAATAATGTTATGGAGCAGAGTCTCTGTCTCAGCCAACTGAGCAAGAATTCTATTGGGTTAAGCCATTGAGATTTCAGGACTTATCTGTTATGGCTGCTAGTCTTAACTAGTGCAGATCTGCAAACCCATGGGGCACAAGGAGCTTATCTGGGTCCAGTGGTTGTCACCAGAGGGTTATATCCTGGTTCAGCACTCTGGTTTCTCCTCTTATTTTAACCAAGAATAATCAGATAAAAGAACTTTGACTGAATTTCAACATTAATTAAAAGCCAGCTTGTCGGAAACTCTGCCCACTGCTCTCCCATGGCTGGGCGAGCTGATGTGCCCAAAAGCCTACCAAAACCCAGACACTTTCCCAGGGTAGGTTACCTTGGGAAGGCACCCCAAGAGGCAGAGGTCTATGAAGACTCTTTTGGAAGCCCAAGAAAACTCTGATGTAACATTTTGTGAGCATAGACATACTTTTCTAAGCGTCTCATGGAGACCCAAAAGAGGTTAGGAACCTCTGCCCTGGGAATCTTCTCATGTGCTCTCAGGGTTTTACCTACCTTCAAAGCTGTTATCAGGAGCCTAGGTCTCCTTGACTTTCAATTTATACTTTCAAAAGTCTATGAGACATTTTCACGAATATGTCTTATAGGCACATCAaactcaacattttaaaaatcttttttttcttttgctgaggaagattacccctgagctaacatctgtgccagtcttcctccactttatatgcgggttgccgccacagcatggctgacgaatcgtgtaggtctgcgcctgggatccaaaacagGCAAAcctgggatgccaaagtggaacatgccgaactttaaccactacaccacgtggctggcccctaaaaatctcatttaatcacCCAATCACCCAAAAGAGAAGATGTGAGTTATCTTTGATGCCTCACTGTCACGTTTGTCAGTCCTACCTCTGATGTTCTTAGCTTCCTGATTTTCCTTTCCTTAGTTTAAGTCCCATCATTTCTCCCAACTCTGCCACCATCATGAGCTGTACCCTCTGATAGGTCTCCTTACTTCTGTCCTTACTATGCCCAGAGTGATCCCATTAAAATTTAGGACAGATTATGTCACCCTCTGCTTAAACTCCAATGGCTTCCCCCATCATTCAGAGAAGCCAGAGTCTGGCCCGTGccacccaccccactccacctgtcccctcctgctcttccctccctgaCTCCATGCCAGCCACAGTACCGTTCCTCCATCGCGGCGGGCACCTCCCACCTTGAAGCTTTGGCTCTAGCTTTCCCTTCAGCCAGGAAGATTCTGCCCTTCAGATACCTACATGGCTTCTGCCCTCATCTCCTTCAGGTCTGAGTCAAAGGGCCCTCACAGGAAGGCCTGCCTTTGCCACCCTGTCTGAAATTGCCACCCACCTCCATTGCTCCCTCCCTGTACTGACTTCTCCTTCGTGCTTATTACCATCTGACTTACTATGTACTTTACTCATTCTTCTTGGTTATtgcctgtctccctcactagactcTGAGCCCTTCAGGGAGATTCTTTTTGccagttttgttcactgctatatcccagTGCCCAGCATACTGCAGCACTCAATAAGTACTTGCTAAATGGATTATTCCAAAAGCCTCCTGGTTTCTCTGCCAGCCGTTCTATCCCCTGATCCATGCTTGCCTCACCCAGCAGTGGATTCTATGTGGGCATGTGGTGCCTTGTTCACCACTGAATCCCCAGCACAGAGCCAAGTAGATGGCAGTGCTCAAAAACACTGGTTCCTAAGAGAAGGCTCAGGACTATATCTGATTCACTTCTGGGTTATCAGCACCTAGCAGAGTGCTGAGATCTAGTTCATTCAAGCATGCAGCAATAGTAATTGAGTACTTGTGTATActttctataaaaattattttgtgtttactTTTGCAGCTCCTCCTTATTCCTGAGAGGAGCCTTCACAGGGCTGTGCTCCAGTGCAGAGGGGTGCAGAGGGCATGCCTGTGCGTGGAGGAGGCAAGGTGGGCCCCACTCTCTGGCAGACAAACAAATAGAAGTGGCCCCAGGGAACAGGTGAAGGTTCTGAAGCAAGAATTTGTTCCAAGTGCATATGTGGGTGTGGACAGTGACCTCAGCAGAGACGTACATTTCAAAGCAGGTCACAAGCCTCTCTCATTCTCCCAGCCgagcccttcccttccctttctggcCTGAGCTGGGTCAGGGAGAGGGGCTCCTAGTTCTCAAGCAAAACACAGGTACCTAAGTGCTAAGAGAGAATTACACAGCCTTATTTTTATTGGtatctagcaaaaaaaaaaaaaatcaaaattccctACTTGCTCcaaccccacctccaccaccttgGCCCACAGGGAGCAGTGTCTGCCTGGGGAGATCCTGCTGCCAGAGCTGTCCTTGGAACCTGGGCACCTGTGCACGGCCACTCCTTGTGCCTGTAAGGTGACCACAGGCCCCTTCCTCCACAACTTGGGGATGAAAGGGCAGCTGGTGTTTTTTCCAGCCCTCAGCTGTCAGCCTTGGGAACTTGGAAAAGATCAGCGATGTCCAGCAGAGCTTGGCGGATGTGGTTCCCAAAGCGCTGAGCATTCTGTGGGAGCCAAGAGCTAAGACCAGCCTCCAGGTGAGCCCCCCACCCCTCTGTCCCCACAAGCAAGGACTCTATCCCAGCCAGACAGGGCCATGGACGGCGCCCCCTCCTCAGGCCTGAGTGGGAGCAGGAGAGACTTACCGTCTCTGAGCTTGAGAACTTGCTTGAAACGTGGAAGAAGATGGTATTCTCTCCTGCAATCATGTAGGAAACCCCATAGCCATCATCTGCTACCTGAGGGCAGCACAAGGGGTGAAGAAGAACAGGTAAACCAAACCTAGAAGATCTATGAGGCAAGCTGATGTTATCCATGCTCTCCTCACAAGATTTGCAGCaaggggccccacccccagacgCTGCATTTTTCCTGAGGTCAGGACCACCCCCAGGAAACAGTGTGAACATCAAAGAGGTCTGCCCCCTGCAGTTCCATACCCCACCTGGGGATCTAGGACCTCATGTTTCCCTCAGGAGAATCAAGATCACTGCCAGGGCATCTCTAGCTCCCTGACATACTAGCCCACATGAATGTCTTGGTGGGCGGGCTGGACTCTCCCAGAAGCACACTTCAGAAGGGAGACCAGCACAGGACATGGTCACACTCCAGCAGGGGTTAGCATGGGTGGGGTCCCAGGCACCTGTCCGCCGGGGTCGACAACTACCCTCTGTTTTCACATAGGGCAGGTCCAGGGCTGTGTTCCTGCCTCTGGTCTGACCTCCTCAATGCCCCGCACTTTCCACTGAAACCCCTGGGCCCTGGTCCTGCCTGCTTGCCCTCTTCAAGGGCACTTACAGGGCCAAAGCCACCGCCGGGGCCCAGGTGATTGGGGTACTGGTCTGGGTCAAACATGCGGATCTGGAATTGAGCAATCTGGCTGGTGGAGAGGCGCCAGGGTTCTGAGAGCACCTGCAACAGGGAGGCCGCAGTGGTCAGATGCCATGCACTCAGCGCACACCTGCTCACAGGTGGTGCCTGAGCCAGGCAGTGTCCCGGCCAAGGATGCAGGAATGAATGGAGTGCAGGACTTTCCTGACTGCTGCCCCTGGTCCCCAGGGTCTGTTTTCACTACCACAGCATCTGCACAAAACCCTCCATTGAGTCTCAAGGCCCATGTGACCTGCCAGTCCCTCTGACCTCCCCTCCTTCAACCCTGTCCCTCCCTCGGCTCTGCCCCCTCCATCCCTGCTGTTCCTCACACACCACATACCCTTGCCTCAGGGTCTGGATACTGGAGGTTCCCTCTACCTGGACTCTGCCCAGCCTGATTCCCTGCAGCCTCTTCACTTTTCTCAGGAGCGCTGTCACCACCTGACATATCACACGTTTCTGTACCTCTCCACTCACAAGAACACCAGCTCTACAGGGAATGCTCCTGTTCAGTGCTAGGACCACAGGCCTGGGTGCGGTGTGGAGCAGAAAAGCTGGCCCCAGCCCTCCAGGGCAACTTCAGgggagccagccagccagccagacaGTAAACAGGTTGAGATCCATTAGGAGAGGGTACGGGAACAGAAGACATGCCTGTCAACAACACTGACCTCAGCCAGGAAAGGAGAGCTGACCCCCAGGTACTTGGAGACCACGTAGAGGCAGAAGAGGTGCCTGTCAATCCCAGACCCCGTCATGGCCAGGCGGTACATATTCTGGTGCTTTTCAGAAGCTTTCCGGAAGAGATTTTGGAGGTGTGCTTTCTAGGGGGCAGAAGTGAAGCAGTAAAGAGTAGCCCCGACCCTCAAGGCGGGCAGGAGGTGGAGGGATCACCTCACAGTGTGGCCGTGACCCCCTAGGGGTGGAGGTGTCACCTCACCATGTGGCCATGGGGGGCTCACCATGTGGGTCCCTTCCACCATGGCCTGAACAAAGGCTGTGGACTCGCTAGTACAGGAACGTACGGTCTCGGTCCGTCCCTCCCGGAACATTCTAGTCATCGAGGCTTCATAGGTCAGGCAGAACCTGCCCCTGTCCTGGGGAACACAGAGGGGTGAATCTGGCAGGTGGGCCCTGGTGCTGCCTGCCCGCTCAGCAGCCTGGCAGGGCTCCTACCCGGAAGTGAGCCAGCTGCAGGGCGATCTGCACAAAGGCGTCAGGGCTGGTCCGGCACTTCTTGATGAGGCCTTTGCCAAAGGGCAAGAACTGGAAGCAGTACAACTCCACGTCGTCTGCCAGTGCCTTGGCCACCTGGTAGGAACTCTCGATGACTGCCTGGCACTGTTCAGACATGGAAAGGGTCAGCTAGGGGCAGAGCTCTCCAAGCAGGACTTCAGGGTCATGTCTAGGAGGCCTGAGGTTTGGGTAATGGATGAAGGGCAAGGCTGGGGAGCCTCAGTGTACCTCAACACTTCAGGAGGAGGGGACACAAAGGACAACCTGAAGGGCATCAGCCACCAAAGGCCAGGCTGGgctttgtggggaggagggaggtgctgACAGGGGCTGCGTGGACATGAGGCTCCCACCTCACATCTCTCTCTAACCACCAGATGGCCCTGGGATCTCTGTTCATCCTGTGGCCAGTCTGGACCTGTCCCTTCAGAAGCTCCTTTCCTTCCCCCTGAGAGTGGGGCTGGGCCAGAGTGGAGGAGGCGGCAGAGCGTCTTAGGTAATTGTCACTCTCACATGCCTGTCCCTGCCCCTTCTTGTCCTGCATACCTGGTCAGGAATGTCCCACTGCAGCCGCTGAGGAGGTGCCAGCATGGAGTTCGATTTGCCTATGCAGTGCCCAGCCTCCGTGTAGCCCAGGTGGAAGGTGTCAGTGCCTAGGACAAACTGCAGGGAGAAGGTCACACTGAGATGCTGTCCTCGTTACCCTCTGCCCCCTGAGCCTGCCCTGCAGgaaccctctctgggcctgttacCTCCCAGAGATGCCCTATGATAGGGGCGTCTGCCCACGCATGTTCTGTGTTGAGGCCCACGTGGCCATTCTTGAAGGAGATGAGAGTGAAAGACTTGTCGAACCACCTGCAGGAGCAGAAGAGGGAACAATGATGTAAGGGCAGGTGGAGAAGCCCAGCGGGGCCGTGTGCAGGGCTGGTGCTGTACCTGTTGTAGCAGTTGCCATGCAGCAGGGCCTTGCCATAGAGGCTGAGGCTGGCCTCGTCTTCAGGGTCGTAGTGGTGAGACTCCTCATCCAGGGCCACGAAGAAAGCAGCACGTTCGATGGCATCCAGAGAAGCCTTGTTCTTGCCAGAGCCAAAGAAGGCCTGGCGTGCCTGCGCCCACTCCACTCTAGGGGCACAAGAGCAGGGTGAGCAGTGGGGTCAATGTGGGCTGTGGGCCAAGGTACCTCCCAGGGACTGGAGTTGGGGTGAGGGGGGATTGCCAAGTGATCGTGGAAGGTGTTCCCATCCTCTGTGCACCCCCACGTAACCACTACCCTGTTAGAGATGGGCAGAGGTGCAGCGGGTTCTGGCAGCTACCCCACTGAAGTTGCCATCAGTGTCCCTCACTACCGGGGGTCCAGGTTTGGACAGAGGACTACATGCCCGGCATGCCCCTCCCTTGCTCATGCCTCCGGCCTCAAGTTCTAGGCAGCATGCAGGGCCGAGCTCCTCTCTTCATGGGGCCATGAACCTCAGCCAGGACAGCCCATGCCCACAGGCCCCAATACCTTCCCCCCGCAGTGAGGGCCGCCAGCCTCTCCTCCCCgggctgaggcagggagggatCATCCAGGATCCTCTGGAACTGCATCTCCAGGTCTCGGGGCTTGAGCAGGCGGGAGCCCTCATAGAGCCACACCTTGAAGAAGCGGCCCTTGTGGTAGACGGCCACATGTCTGCTGTCCGAGAGGTGCTGCAGCACGTCTGCGACAGAGGCCAGTGGGCAGGCCAAGGCAGGGCAGCAGGGAGCACCGCCCTTCCCCCGACTCCACCCTGGTACGGGTTCACCAACTGCACACTCGATGACCCATGAGGACCCTGCTTTGCCAGGCCTCTGCCTGGGCCTTCCTTGCCCAGTATGGGGGGCAGGATCATTTGCACtaagccaggccctgtgctgggcgcTTCCATACCTCTCGTTTAATGGCAGCAACAGTCCTATGAGGCAtttcatagaagaggaaactgaagctcaagaaAATTACACAAACTGTCCCAGTGTCAGAAACGCAGGCTGCTGCCCCTGCAAGATCCCTCGCTGAGCCCACCCGACCTCCTCTATGGGCTCCTTGAAGGGCGTCTTGTAAGCGCCACAGGGCAGCAGCACACCTCCTGCAGCTCTTTATAAGGAGACTACCTTCCCCTG includes:
- the CPT1B gene encoding carnitine O-palmitoyltransferase 1, muscle isoform isoform X1 — protein: MVSPEGRGDTGQSDWPQTRTGANPSREWSGGQHKATYFSRSPGAVHGARCQPTPRMAEAHQAVAFQFTVTPDGVDFQLSREALKHVYLSGINSWKKRLIRIKNGILRGVYPGSPTSWLVVIMATVGSSYCNVDISMGLVCHIQRCLPEGCGPYQTPQTRALLSMAIFSTGVWMTGIFFFRQTLKLLLSYHGWMFEMHGQTSHFTKVWAICVRLLSSRRPMLYSFQTSLPKLPVPSVPATIQRYLESVRPLLDNEEYYRMEMLAKEFQDKTAPRLQKYLVLKSWWATNYVSDWWEEYIYLRGRTPLVVNSNYYVMDFVLVKNTDVQAARLGNIVHAMIMYRRKLDREEIKPVMALGMVPMCSYQMERMFNTTRIPGKKTGLLLPLNERYGSAQHRAWLSANDPAPHTGQGRPRQRPGKAGSSWVIECAVGEPVPGWSRGKGGAPCCPALACPLASVADVLQHLSDSRHVAVYHKGRFFKVWLYEGSRLLKPRDLEMQFQRILDDPSLPQPGEERLAALTAGGRVEWAQARQAFFGSGKNKASLDAIERAAFFVALDEESHHYDPEDEASLSLYGKALLHGNCYNRWFDKSFTLISFKNGHVGLNTEHAWADAPIIGHLWEFVLGTDTFHLGYTEAGHCIGKSNSMLAPPQRLQWDIPDQCQAVIESSYQVAKALADDVELYCFQFLPFGKGLIKKCRTSPDAFVQIALQLAHFRDRGRFCLTYEASMTRMFREGRTETVRSCTSESTAFVQAMVEGTHMKAHLQNLFRKASEKHQNMYRLAMTGSGIDRHLFCLYVVSKYLGVSSPFLAEVLSEPWRLSTSQIAQFQIRMFDPDQYPNHLGPGGGFGPVADDGYGVSYMIAGENTIFFHVSSKFSSSETMADSDPGERNYDNMLKMLSDLNKDLEKLLEEMEKISALSQHLLPILLFLLRKAGPELTSVPIFLYFICGTPTTAWLAKRCHVRTQDPNR
- the CPT1B gene encoding carnitine O-palmitoyltransferase 1, muscle isoform isoform X2, with the protein product MVSPEGRGDTGQSDWPQTRTGANPSREWSGGQHKATYFSRSPGAVHGARCQPTPRMAEAHQAVAFQFTVTPDGVDFQLSREALKHVYLSGINSWKKRLIRIKNGILRGVYPGSPTSWLVVIMATVGSSYCNVDISMGLVCHIQRCLPEGCGPYQTPQTRALLSMAIFSTGVWMTGIFFFRQTLKLLLSYHGWMFEMHGQTSHFTKVWAICVRLLSSRRPMLYSFQTSLPKLPVPSVPATIQRYLESVRPLLDNEEYYRMEMLAKEFQDKTAPRLQKYLVLKSWWATNYVSDWWEEYIYLRGRTPLVVNSNYYVMDFVLVKNTDVQAARLGNIVHAMIMYRRKLDREEIKPVMALGMVPMCSYQMERMFNTTRIPGKKTGLLLPLNERYGSAQHRAWLSANDPAPHTGQGRPRQRPGKAGSSWVIECAVGEPVPGWSRGKGGAPCCPALACPLASVADVLQHLSDSRHVAVYHKGRFFKVWLYEGSRLLKPRDLEMQFQRILDDPSLPQPGEERLAALTAGGRVEWAQARQAFFGSGKNKASLDAIERAAFFVALDEESHHYDPEDEASLSLYGKALLHGNCYNRWFDKSFTLISFKNGHVGLNTEHAWADAPIIGHLWEFVLGTDTFHLGYTEAGHCIGKSNSMLAPPQRLQWDIPDQCQAVIESSYQVAKALADDVELYCFQFLPFGKGLIKKCRTSPDAFVQIALQLAHFRDRGRFCLTYEASMTRMFREGRTETVRSCTSESTAFVQAMVEGTHMKAHLQNLFRKASEKHQNMYRLAMTGSGIDRHLFCLYVVSKYLGVSSPFLAEVLSEPWRLSTSQIAQFQIRMFDPDQYPNHLGPGGGFGPVADDGYGVSYMIAGENTIFFHVSSKFSSSETMADSDPGERNYDNMLKMLSDLNKDLEKLLEEMEKISVQATWMAYDMVVMRTNPTLAESMRRLEDAFLNCKEEMEKNWQELLSETTRKQ